A genomic region of Aureimonas populi contains the following coding sequences:
- a CDS encoding YbaN family protein, whose product MTDGAKGRQRASLPALLYRALGCVALALAIAGVILPGLPATPFLLLAVWALRRGAPELARRVETHPRFEPTLRNWRERRVVPPRAKALAVASMALSFALLWLSGPGTPVLVLVGAILVCVGAYLVSRPSR is encoded by the coding sequence ATGACGGACGGCGCGAAAGGGCGCCAGCGCGCCAGCCTACCCGCCCTCCTCTACCGTGCGCTCGGCTGCGTGGCGCTGGCGCTCGCCATCGCGGGCGTCATCCTGCCCGGCCTGCCCGCCACGCCCTTCCTGCTGCTGGCCGTCTGGGCGCTGCGGCGCGGGGCGCCGGAGCTGGCCCGCCGTGTGGAGACCCACCCCCGCTTCGAGCCGACCTTGCGCAACTGGCGCGAGAGGCGCGTGGTGCCTCCCCGCGCAAAGGCGCTGGCGGTCGCCTCCATGGCGTTGAGCTTCGCGCTTCTCTGGCTCTCGGGGCCCGGAACGCCCGTCCTCGTTCTGGTCGGGGCCATTCTCGTGTGCGTCGGCGCCTATCTGGTGAGCCGCCCCTCCCGCTGA
- the xylA gene encoding xylose isomerase — MSATNFFAHGDAVRFEGEGSRDPFAFRHYDRKRMVMGRTMEEQLRFAVCYWHSFTWPGGDPFGGETFLRPWMHGADPLALARRKADVAFDLFRILDVPFFTFHDVDVAPEGATLSQSLDNLKAITDLFEEKMAGSRVRLLWGTANLFSHRRYMAGAATNPDPEVFAYAVGQVKGAMDATHRLKGENYVCWGGREGYETLLNTRMGQELDQLGRFLSMLVDYKHKIGFKGPILIEPKPREPSKHQYDFDTATVYGFLQRYGLAQDVKLNIEQNHAILAGHSFEHEVELAYALGLFGSLDINRGDDLLGWDTDQFAMNVKEMALVFHEMLKHGGFTTGGLNFDAKIRRQSIDPDDLIIAHVASMDACARALLAAEAMLADKALEGPLEERYAGWDGTEGKAILAGQRSLEEVAARAASLDPQPRSGRQELLEGILNRYV; from the coding sequence ATGTCTGCCACGAATTTCTTCGCCCATGGCGATGCCGTGCGGTTCGAGGGCGAAGGGTCGCGCGATCCGTTCGCCTTTCGCCATTACGACAGAAAGCGGATGGTGATGGGCCGGACGATGGAGGAGCAGCTTCGCTTCGCCGTCTGCTACTGGCACTCCTTCACATGGCCGGGGGGCGACCCTTTCGGCGGCGAAACCTTCCTGCGCCCCTGGATGCACGGGGCGGACCCGCTGGCGCTGGCCCGCCGGAAGGCGGACGTCGCCTTCGACCTCTTCCGCATCCTCGACGTGCCCTTCTTCACCTTCCACGACGTGGACGTGGCGCCGGAGGGGGCGACGCTTTCGCAGTCGCTCGACAACCTCAAGGCGATCACCGACCTGTTCGAGGAGAAGATGGCCGGTTCGCGGGTGCGCCTCCTCTGGGGTACGGCGAACCTCTTCTCCCACCGCCGCTACATGGCGGGCGCGGCCACCAATCCGGACCCGGAGGTGTTCGCCTATGCCGTGGGGCAGGTGAAGGGCGCGATGGACGCGACCCACCGGCTGAAGGGCGAGAACTATGTCTGCTGGGGCGGGCGCGAGGGCTACGAGACGCTGCTCAACACCCGCATGGGGCAGGAGCTGGACCAGCTCGGCCGCTTCCTTTCCATGCTGGTCGACTACAAGCACAAGATCGGATTCAAGGGGCCGATCCTGATCGAGCCCAAGCCGCGCGAGCCCTCCAAGCACCAGTACGATTTCGACACCGCCACGGTCTACGGCTTTCTCCAGCGCTACGGGCTGGCGCAGGACGTGAAGCTCAATATCGAGCAGAACCACGCAATCCTCGCCGGCCATTCCTTCGAGCACGAGGTGGAGCTGGCCTATGCGCTCGGCCTCTTCGGCTCGCTCGACATCAATCGCGGCGACGACCTCCTGGGCTGGGATACCGACCAGTTCGCCATGAACGTGAAGGAGATGGCGCTGGTCTTCCACGAGATGCTGAAACATGGCGGCTTCACCACGGGCGGGCTCAATTTCGACGCCAAGATCCGCCGCCAGTCCATCGACCCGGACGACCTCATCATCGCCCATGTCGCCTCCATGGACGCCTGCGCGCGGGCGCTGCTGGCGGCGGAGGCGATGCTGGCCGACAAGGCGCTGGAGGGCCCGCTGGAAGAGCGCTACGCCGGCTGGGACGGCACCGAGGGCAAGGCGATCCTCGCCGGGCAGCGCTCGCTGGAGGAGGTGGCCGCGCGCGCGGCCTCGCTCGACCCGCAGCCGCGCTCGGGCCGGCAGGAGCTTCTCGAAGGCATCCTGAACCGCTACGTCTGA
- a CDS encoding ROK family protein gives MLSKADAEAVRLQNRRLAIDHFRHFALSTRRRMSEETGLSLSAASSIASDLVREGVLAEAEAAPAPSRRGRPEVSLSLRPGMARIAAIKVTVGEIGVAVADYAGAVQARARADLDLGGLDREAFVAGMVALMEEALAGCAGSAPLRRIVVAVQGVTDSTSRRLLWSPILRARGIDIATPLEARFGAPATVLNDCGLMPERFRWSGEIDVANFATLFIGFGVGMGLKLSGITFRGAQSSAVEFGHLNHIPGGDLCRCGNRGCIEAYAGDYAIWRAARGPDDDHFGRRVRDAEMRELAESARAGEARSRAAFERAGEALGYGLGRMFTLIDPLPVVFVGSGALAMDLLEPAIRRGIAESAIEGVGSDTPFFVFPDSDELLLDASLAFGLACVDEAVSKAAPALDEAAA, from the coding sequence ATGTTGTCCAAAGCGGATGCGGAGGCCGTCCGGTTGCAGAACCGGCGCCTTGCGATCGATCATTTCCGGCACTTCGCTCTCTCGACACGCCGCCGCATGAGCGAGGAGACGGGCCTTTCCCTCTCGGCCGCCTCCTCCATCGCCAGCGACCTCGTGCGCGAGGGGGTGCTGGCCGAGGCGGAGGCCGCGCCGGCGCCCTCGCGGCGGGGCAGGCCCGAGGTGAGTCTTTCGCTGCGGCCGGGCATGGCGCGCATCGCCGCCATCAAGGTCACGGTGGGGGAGATCGGCGTCGCTGTCGCCGACTATGCCGGCGCGGTGCAGGCGCGCGCGCGGGCGGACCTCGATCTCGGCGGTCTCGACCGCGAGGCGTTCGTAGCCGGGATGGTCGCGCTCATGGAGGAGGCGCTGGCGGGCTGCGCCGGATCGGCTCCTCTGCGCCGGATCGTCGTGGCCGTGCAGGGCGTGACCGATTCCACCAGCCGGCGGCTTCTCTGGTCGCCCATCCTGCGGGCGCGCGGCATCGACATCGCCACGCCGCTGGAGGCGCGCTTCGGCGCGCCGGCCACCGTGCTCAACGATTGCGGGCTGATGCCGGAGCGCTTCCGCTGGAGCGGGGAGATCGACGTGGCGAATTTCGCCACCCTCTTCATCGGCTTCGGGGTGGGCATGGGGCTGAAGCTCTCGGGCATCACGTTTCGCGGCGCGCAGTCCTCGGCGGTGGAGTTCGGGCATCTCAACCATATTCCCGGGGGCGATCTGTGCCGCTGCGGCAATCGCGGCTGCATCGAGGCCTATGCCGGCGACTACGCCATCTGGCGCGCCGCGCGCGGGCCGGACGACGACCATTTCGGCCGGCGTGTGCGGGACGCGGAAATGCGCGAGCTGGCCGAAAGCGCGCGGGCTGGCGAGGCGCGCTCGCGCGCCGCGTTCGAGCGGGCGGGGGAGGCGCTCGGCTACGGGCTGGGGCGCATGTTCACGTTGATCGACCCCTTGCCCGTCGTCTTCGTGGGCTCCGGCGCGCTGGCGATGGACCTTCTGGAGCCGGCGATCCGGCGGGGCATCGCGGAAAGCGCCATCGAGGGCGTGGGCAGCGATACGCCCTTCTTCGTGTTTCCCGATTCCGACGAGCTGCTGCTCGACGCGTCTCTCGCCTTCGGCCTCGCCTGCGTGGATGAGGCCGTCTCGAAGGCCGCGCCGGCGCTGGACGAGGCGGCGGCATGA
- the xylF gene encoding D-xylose ABC transporter substrate-binding protein yields MKTTRIALAGVALSLVLAGAARAQDGLVVGVSWSNFQEERWKTDETAIRAALEEAGARYVSADAQSSAAKQLTDVESLISQGANALIVLAQDSSAIGPAVQRAVDEGIPVIAYDRLIENEDAFYITFDNVEVGRIQAREVEKVAPEGNYVFIKGSSADPNADFLFSGAMEVLQPKIDAGEIVNVGEAYTDGWLPENAQANMEQFLTAANNEVAAVVAANDGTAGGAIAALEAQGLAGSVPVSGQDADHAALNRIARGTQTVSVWKDSRELGRQAAEIALQLAGGTQMSEVEGVTTFDGGPNGVEMTSLFLTPVAITQENLGEIIDAGWVAKDVVCQGVAAGSVAACD; encoded by the coding sequence ATGAAAACGACACGCATCGCCCTTGCGGGCGTAGCCCTTTCGCTCGTCCTGGCGGGCGCGGCGCGGGCGCAGGACGGCCTCGTCGTCGGCGTTTCCTGGTCGAACTTCCAGGAGGAGCGCTGGAAGACGGACGAGACCGCGATCCGCGCCGCGCTGGAGGAGGCCGGCGCGCGCTACGTTTCGGCCGACGCCCAGTCCTCGGCCGCCAAGCAGCTCACCGATGTGGAGAGCCTGATCTCGCAGGGCGCCAATGCCCTCATCGTCCTGGCGCAGGATTCCAGCGCCATCGGCCCGGCGGTGCAGCGCGCGGTGGACGAGGGCATTCCCGTTATCGCCTATGACCGGCTGATCGAGAACGAGGACGCCTTCTACATCACCTTCGACAATGTGGAGGTGGGCCGCATCCAGGCCCGCGAGGTGGAGAAGGTGGCGCCGGAGGGCAACTACGTCTTCATCAAGGGCTCCTCGGCCGACCCGAACGCCGACTTCCTCTTCTCCGGCGCCATGGAAGTGCTCCAGCCGAAGATCGATGCCGGCGAGATCGTCAATGTCGGCGAGGCCTATACGGATGGCTGGCTGCCCGAGAACGCGCAGGCCAACATGGAGCAGTTCCTCACGGCCGCGAACAACGAGGTGGCCGCCGTCGTCGCCGCCAATGACGGCACGGCCGGGGGCGCCATCGCCGCGCTGGAGGCGCAGGGCCTGGCAGGCTCCGTGCCCGTCTCCGGCCAGGATGCCGACCACGCCGCGCTCAACCGCATCGCGCGCGGCACGCAGACCGTCTCGGTCTGGAAGGACTCGCGCGAGCTGGGCCGCCAGGCCGCCGAGATCGCGCTGCAACTGGCGGGCGGCACGCAGATGAGCGAGGTGGAGGGCGTCACCACCTTCGACGGCGGCCCGAACGGGGTGGAGATGACCTCTCTGTTCCTCACCCCCGTCGCCATCACCCAGGAAAATCTCGGCGAGATCATCGATGCCGGCTGGGTGGCCAAGGACGTCGTCTGCCAGGGCGTGGCGGCCGGCTCCGTCGCCGCCTGCGACTGA
- a CDS encoding sugar ABC transporter permease, with protein sequence MSDTTATTRAGARAGPREGAISRFMRATEVDTRMLGMLGALLVIWLIFHTLSGGVFLTPRNLWNLSVQTASIAVMSTGMVLIIVTRNIDLSVGSILGFTGMVMAVTQVQYLPPMLGFEGPFNWLIALAVGVAVGVAIGGLQGAIIAYLGVPAFIVTLGGLLVWRGGAWWLTAGRTVAPMDQTFRLMGGGAEGSLGETWTWVLALLACAAVAVSFVFARRRRRRFGFALRPVWAEATLALVSFAGILGAAAVLNAYKWPSAIANRYAQANGIPIPEGGLSIGYGLAIPVLIAIVVGIVMTFVTRRTRFGRYVFAIGGNPEAAELAGINTRWVLTKVFMLMGGLAALGAAISTARLNAATNAQGTLDELYVIAAAVIGGTSLAGGVGTVAGAMIGALVMQSLQSGMVLLGIDSPLQAIIVGIVLVIAVWIDGAYRRRTA encoded by the coding sequence ATGTCCGACACCACCGCCACGACCCGCGCCGGGGCGCGCGCCGGCCCCCGCGAGGGCGCGATCTCCCGCTTCATGCGCGCGACCGAGGTCGACACGCGCATGCTGGGGATGCTCGGCGCGCTTCTCGTCATCTGGCTGATCTTCCACACGCTCTCGGGCGGCGTCTTCCTCACGCCGCGCAATCTGTGGAACCTTTCGGTGCAGACGGCTTCCATCGCCGTCATGTCCACCGGCATGGTTCTCATCATCGTCACGCGCAACATCGACCTGTCGGTGGGCTCGATCCTGGGCTTCACCGGCATGGTCATGGCGGTCACGCAGGTGCAGTACCTGCCCCCGATGCTCGGCTTCGAAGGCCCCTTCAACTGGCTCATCGCCCTGGCGGTGGGGGTGGCCGTGGGGGTGGCCATCGGCGGCCTTCAGGGCGCCATCATCGCCTATCTCGGCGTTCCCGCCTTCATCGTCACACTGGGCGGGCTGCTCGTCTGGCGCGGCGGCGCGTGGTGGCTCACGGCCGGGCGCACCGTGGCGCCCATGGACCAGACCTTCCGCCTGATGGGCGGGGGCGCGGAAGGCTCGCTCGGCGAGACATGGACCTGGGTTCTGGCCCTTCTCGCCTGCGCGGCGGTGGCCGTCTCCTTCGTCTTCGCGCGCCGGAGGCGCCGCCGCTTCGGCTTCGCCCTTCGCCCCGTCTGGGCGGAGGCGACGCTGGCGCTCGTCTCCTTTGCCGGCATCCTCGGCGCCGCAGCCGTGCTCAATGCCTATAAGTGGCCCTCGGCCATCGCCAACCGATATGCGCAGGCCAACGGCATCCCCATTCCCGAGGGCGGCCTCTCCATCGGCTACGGGCTGGCGATCCCCGTCCTCATCGCCATCGTGGTCGGCATCGTCATGACCTTCGTCACCCGGCGCACGCGCTTCGGGCGCTACGTCTTCGCCATCGGCGGCAACCCGGAGGCGGCGGAGCTGGCGGGCATCAACACGCGCTGGGTGCTGACCAAGGTGTTCATGCTCATGGGCGGCCTGGCGGCGCTGGGCGCGGCCATCTCCACCGCCCGGCTGAACGCCGCCACCAACGCGCAGGGCACGCTTGACGAACTCTACGTCATCGCGGCGGCCGTCATCGGCGGCACCTCGCTCGCCGGAGGCGTCGGCACGGTGGCGGGGGCCATGATCGGGGCGCTCGTCATGCAGTCGCTGCAATCGGGCATGGTGCTGCTCGGCATCGATTCGCCGCTCCAGGCCATCATCGTGGGCATCGTCCTCGTCATCGCCGTATGGATCGACGGAGCCTATCGCAGGAGGACCGCATGA
- the xylB gene encoding xylulokinase, protein MAHYLGLDLGTSSLKALLMDDGQRVVASASAGLHVSRPAFGWSEQDPADWIEAARTVLGRLREGHGAALADVEGIGLSGQMHGATLLDAAGAVLRPCILWNDTRAHEEARALDDAQARDITGNIVFPGFTAPKLEWVRRNEPALFERVASVLLPKDYVRLWLTGEAVSEMSDAAGTAWLDTGARDWSDRMLERTGLSRAHMPRLVEGTEASGGLKGALAAEWGLKPGIVVAGGGGDNAASACGVGVVRPGTGFVSLGTSGVLFTASAGYEPAPETALHTFCHALPGLWHQMGVTLSAAGSLEWLSGVLRETPGALVASLGEELRAPGRLAFLPYLSGERTPHNDSAIRGAFVGLQADTSREDMARAVMEGVAFSMRDCLEAGGAVERLVAVGAGARSALWLKMLASVLKTPVALPAAGDFGAAFGAARLGLVAATGLEPAGVMTEPPIARTFEPDPGLAEPFMEAYGRYRALYPALAALAR, encoded by the coding sequence ATGGCGCACTATCTCGGGCTCGACCTCGGCACGTCTTCGCTGAAGGCGCTTCTCATGGACGACGGGCAGCGCGTCGTGGCCAGTGCCTCGGCCGGGCTTCACGTCTCGCGCCCCGCCTTCGGCTGGTCCGAGCAGGACCCGGCCGACTGGATCGAGGCGGCGCGCACGGTGCTGGGCCGCCTGCGCGAGGGCCACGGCGCCGCGCTGGCCGATGTCGAGGGCATCGGCCTCTCGGGCCAGATGCATGGCGCGACGCTTCTGGACGCGGCCGGCGCGGTGCTGCGCCCCTGCATCCTGTGGAACGACACGCGCGCCCATGAGGAGGCGCGCGCTCTGGACGACGCGCAGGCCCGCGACATCACCGGCAACATCGTGTTTCCCGGCTTCACCGCGCCGAAGCTCGAATGGGTGCGGCGCAACGAGCCGGCGCTGTTCGAGCGCGTGGCGAGCGTGCTCCTGCCCAAGGACTACGTGCGCCTGTGGCTGACGGGCGAGGCCGTGTCCGAGATGTCGGACGCGGCTGGCACGGCGTGGCTCGACACGGGCGCGCGAGACTGGTCGGACCGGATGCTGGAGCGCACCGGCCTGTCGCGCGCGCACATGCCGCGCCTCGTGGAGGGCACTGAGGCGAGCGGCGGCCTGAAAGGGGCGCTGGCGGCCGAATGGGGCCTGAAGCCGGGCATCGTGGTGGCGGGCGGGGGCGGGGACAACGCCGCCTCGGCCTGCGGCGTGGGCGTGGTGAGGCCCGGCACGGGCTTCGTTTCGCTCGGCACCTCAGGCGTGCTCTTCACCGCTTCGGCCGGATACGAGCCGGCGCCTGAAACGGCGCTCCACACCTTCTGCCACGCGCTGCCCGGCCTGTGGCACCAGATGGGCGTCACGCTCTCGGCCGCCGGTTCGCTGGAATGGCTCTCCGGCGTGCTGCGGGAGACGCCGGGCGCCCTGGTGGCGAGCCTCGGCGAGGAACTGCGCGCGCCGGGCCGGCTGGCCTTCCTGCCTTATCTCTCCGGCGAGCGCACGCCGCACAACGATTCTGCGATCCGGGGTGCGTTCGTCGGGCTTCAGGCCGATACGAGCCGGGAGGACATGGCGCGCGCCGTCATGGAGGGCGTGGCCTTTTCCATGCGCGACTGCCTGGAAGCGGGCGGCGCGGTGGAGCGGCTGGTGGCGGTCGGCGCGGGCGCGCGCTCCGCCCTCTGGCTCAAGATGCTGGCGAGCGTTCTGAAGACGCCCGTGGCGCTGCCGGCGGCGGGCGATTTCGGCGCGGCGTTCGGCGCCGCGCGCCTCGGCCTCGTGGCCGCGACGGGCCTCGAGCCGGCCGGCGTGATGACCGAGCCGCCCATCGCGCGGACCTTCGAGCCCGATCCGGGGCTCGCCGAGCCCTTCATGGAGGCATATGGGCGCTATCGGGCCCTCTACCCCGCGCTGGCGGCACTGGCGCGATGA
- a CDS encoding LacI family DNA-binding transcriptional regulator, which produces MRDGVPGFATLRDVARHAGVSLATADRVVNRRGGASARSTARVEAAVAALDFRPDPRAADLSRKRLTRLGLVVPRGENPFFSDIAREARCAAADLGGRRVLVEVVETDIFSPRALALELVALGERMEGLAVVGFDHPLVAEAVDALEAKGVAVVTLVSDVPRSARRRYIGIDNRAAGRVAGSLVGRFLGRGGGRVGVLVASLGLTDHLERLAGFRDTIAGRFPAVEIADVLEGRDERGVTRAKVSALLAGGAIDAIYNAGAANAGVADALGEAGAATIFVGHELTQETRPLILSGVMDAAIVQSAGHEARSALRLLLAELTGAAVVEDQERIRIEILMADNLPG; this is translated from the coding sequence ATGAGGGACGGCGTGCCGGGCTTTGCGACCCTGCGGGATGTCGCGCGGCACGCCGGGGTGAGCCTTGCCACGGCCGACCGCGTGGTCAACCGTCGCGGTGGGGCCTCGGCGCGGTCCACCGCGCGGGTGGAGGCGGCCGTCGCCGCGCTCGACTTCCGGCCGGACCCGCGTGCGGCCGACCTTTCACGCAAGCGGCTGACGCGGCTCGGCCTCGTGGTGCCGCGCGGGGAGAACCCGTTCTTCTCCGATATCGCGCGGGAGGCGCGATGCGCGGCCGCTGATCTCGGCGGGCGGCGCGTGCTGGTGGAGGTGGTGGAGACGGACATCTTCTCGCCGCGCGCCCTGGCGCTGGAGCTTGTGGCGCTGGGCGAGCGGATGGAGGGCCTTGCGGTCGTCGGCTTCGATCATCCGCTCGTTGCCGAGGCGGTGGACGCGCTGGAGGCGAAGGGCGTGGCGGTGGTCACGCTGGTCTCGGACGTTCCCCGCTCGGCCCGCCGCCGCTATATCGGCATCGACAACCGTGCCGCCGGGCGCGTGGCGGGCTCGCTCGTGGGGCGCTTCCTGGGGCGGGGCGGCGGGCGCGTCGGCGTTCTCGTCGCCTCCCTCGGTCTCACCGACCATCTGGAACGCCTTGCCGGCTTTCGAGATACCATCGCCGGCCGGTTCCCCGCTGTCGAGATAGCGGACGTCCTGGAAGGGCGGGACGAGCGGGGGGTGACGCGGGCGAAGGTGTCCGCGCTGCTGGCGGGCGGCGCCATCGACGCGATCTACAATGCGGGCGCGGCCAATGCCGGCGTCGCGGACGCATTGGGGGAGGCGGGAGCGGCCACGATCTTCGTGGGGCACGAGCTGACGCAGGAAACGCGCCCGCTCATCCTCTCGGGCGTGATGGACGCGGCCATCGTCCAGAGTGCCGGCCACGAGGCGCGCTCGGCCTTGCGGCTGCTTCTGGCGGAGCTGACGGGCGCCGCCGTGGTGGAGGACCAGGAGCGCATCCGGATCGAGATTCTCATGGCGGACAATCTGCCGGGCTGA
- a CDS encoding ATP-binding cassette domain-containing protein, with the protein MVEMEDISIAFGGIHAVEGASLNLFPGEVVALLGHNGAGKSTLIKILSGAYRRDGGEIRVGGRPAAIANPRDAKALGIETIYQTLALADNVDAAANLFLGREILTPWGTLDDAAMEAEARKVMGRLNPNFRRFKEPVKALSGGQRQSVAIARAILFNARILIMDEPTAALGPQETAQVGELVKELKKDGIGIFLISHDIHDVFELADRVVVMKNGKVVGEAQTSAVTKDEVLGMIILGKCPPGARPGPGAMAD; encoded by the coding sequence ATGGTGGAGATGGAGGACATCTCCATCGCCTTCGGCGGCATCCATGCCGTGGAGGGAGCCTCGCTGAACCTCTTTCCCGGAGAGGTCGTCGCCCTGCTCGGCCATAACGGCGCGGGCAAGTCCACCCTCATCAAGATCCTCTCGGGCGCCTACAGGCGCGACGGCGGCGAGATCCGCGTCGGCGGCAGGCCGGCCGCCATCGCCAACCCGCGCGATGCCAAGGCGCTGGGCATCGAGACGATCTACCAGACGCTCGCGCTCGCCGACAACGTGGACGCGGCGGCCAACCTCTTCCTCGGGCGCGAGATTCTCACGCCCTGGGGCACGCTGGACGACGCGGCCATGGAAGCCGAGGCCCGCAAGGTCATGGGCCGGCTCAATCCGAACTTCCGCCGCTTCAAGGAGCCGGTGAAGGCGCTTTCCGGCGGCCAGCGCCAGTCCGTCGCCATCGCCCGCGCCATCCTCTTCAACGCCCGCATCCTCATCATGGACGAGCCCACCGCCGCGCTCGGCCCGCAGGAGACGGCCCAGGTGGGCGAGCTGGTGAAGGAGCTGAAGAAGGACGGCATCGGCATCTTCCTCATCAGCCACGACATCCATGACGTCTTCGAGCTGGCCGACCGCGTGGTGGTGATGAAGAACGGCAAGGTCGTGGGCGAGGCGCAGACCTCGGCCGTCACGAAGGACGAGGTGCTGGGCATGATCATCCTCGGCAAATGCCCGCCCGGCGCCCGGCCCGGCCCCGGCGCCATGGCCGACTGA